Proteins from a single region of Anastrepha ludens isolate Willacy chromosome 5, idAnaLude1.1, whole genome shotgun sequence:
- the LOC128862856 gene encoding cullin-3 isoform X2 — MNLRGTAPKKEGKMRIRAFPASMDEKYVEAIWASLKNAIQEIQKKNNSGLSFEQLYRNAYNMVLHKHGNRLYYGLREVVSEHLEHKVRQDVLESLHNNFLPKLNQAWNDHQTSMVMIRDILMYMDRVYVQQREVDNVYNLGLILFRDQIVRYTEIQKALRETLLGMVMDERSGEAINHLAIKNACQMLMSLGINTRSVYEDDFEKPFLAQSASFYKFESHKFLNENNAGVYIKKVEARIQEESARATLYLDKDTEPRIVKVVEDELIKKHMRTIVEMENSGVVYMIKNSKTEDLACTYKLFSRLKEEGLKVIADTMSSYLREQGRILVKEEENGNTNPITFVQNLLDLKDRFDRFLHHSFNNDRLFKNVISADFEHFLNLNQKSPEYLSLFIDDKLKKGGKGMSEQEIETILDKTMVLFRFLLEKDVFERYYKTHLAKRLLLNKSVSDDFEKNMISKLKTECGCQFTSKLEGMFKDMSVSNTIMEEFKNYVNIHNLSLSGVELTVRILTTGFWPTQTATPNCNIPSAPREAFEIFKKFYLDKHSGRQLTLQPQMGTAYINAVFYGRKVDSDKDKDGPSSSMSSSTNGCTAPTNTRKHILQVSTYQMCVLMLFNNRDVLTYEDIQQETDIPERELVRALQSLSMGKPAQRLLVRNSKTKTKDIDPTDEFYVNDAFVSKFHRVKIQTVAAKGETEPERKETRGKVDEDRKHEIEAAIVRIMKARKRLPHNLLVSDVTSQLKSRFLPSPVFIKKRIEGLIEREYLARTPEDRKVYIYLA; from the exons GCCTCCATGGATGAAAAATATGTAGAAGCAATTTGGGCAAGCTTAAAAAATGCTATACAGGAGATACAGAAGAAAAATAACTCTGGCCTATCGTTTGAACAATTATACCGCAATGCATACAACATGGTGCTTCATAAGCATGGCAATCGTCTCTATTATGGATTGCGTGAAGTGGTGTCCGAACATTTAGAGCATAAAGTTCGCCAGGATGTGCTTGAAAGTTTACACAACAATTTTCTTCCAAAGCTGAATCAAGCGTGGAATGACCACCAAACGTCCATGGTGATGATACGTGATATTTTAATGTACATGGATCGTGTTTATGTACAGCAACGCGAAGTGGATAACGTATACAATTTAGGCCTGATATTATTCAGAGATCAG ATTGTTCGTTATACGGAGATTCAAAAGGCTCTACGAGAAACATTGCTAGGTATGGTTATGGACGAGAGGAGTGGGGAAGCCATTAATCATTTAGCTATTAAAAATGCCTGTCAAATGCTTATGTCATTGGGAATCAATACACGCTCCGTTTATGAGGATGATTTTGAAAAACCGTTTCTTGCGCAATCTGCATCCTTTTACAAGTTCGAATCGCATAAATTCCTTAACGAAAATAATGCTggtgtttacattaaaaaagttgag GCCCGAATACAAGAAGAATCTGCTCGCGCAACATTATATTTAGACAAAGATACGGAACCGCGTATAGTTAAAGTTGTTGAAGATGAACTTATTAAGAAACATATGCGTACCATTGTTGAAATGGAAAATTCCGGTGTTGTTTACatgattaaaaattcaaaaacagagGATCTTGCATGTACCTACAAACTATTTTCTCGCCTAAAAGAGGAAGGTCTCAAAGTTATTGCTGATACTATGTCTTCGTATTTGCGCGAACAGGGCCGAATATtagtaaaagaagaagaaaatggcAATACCAATCCAATAACTTTTGTACAGAATTTGCTCGATTTAAAAGATCGGTTTGATCGGTTTTTGCATCATTCTTTTAACAACGATCGATTATTCAAAAACGTTATTTCCGCAGACTTtgagcattttttaaatttgaaccaAAAATCTCCGGAATATCTTTCATTATTTATAGACGATAAACTTAAAAAAGGCGGCAAAGGT ATGAGCGAACAAGAAATCGAAACAATATTGGATAAAACAATGGTTCTTTTCCGATTTCTTTTGGAGAAGGATGTTTTTGAGCGCTATTATAAAACACATTTAGCCAAACGCCTGTTGCTAAATAAATCAGTCTCAGatgatttcgaaaaaaatatgatatcaaaattaaag aCTGAGTGTGGATGTCAATTTACCTCAAAACTAGAAGGAATGTTCAAGGATATGTCCGTGTCAAATACCATAATGGAAGAATTTAAGAACTATGTAAATATTCACAATTTATCACTATCGGGCGTTGAATTAACAGTGCGAATATTAACTACTGGATTTTGGCCTACtcag acGGCAACACCTAACTGCAACATACCATCAGCGCCCCGTGAAGCATTTGAAATATTCAAGAAGTTTTATTTGGATAAGCATTCGGGCAGGCAGTTAACATTACAACCACAAATGG GCACCGCTTATATTAATGCTGTGTTTTATGGCCGCAAGGTTGATagtgataaagataaagacggTCCCAGCTCAAGCATGTCCTCCAGCACAAATGGCTGCACGGCGCCAACAAATACTCGTAAACACATACTGCAAGTGTCAACGTAtcag ATGTGTGTTTTAATGCTGTTTAACAATCGTGATGTGCTAACTTATGAGGACATACAACAAGAAACTGATATCCCTGAACGTGAATTGGTGCGCGCACTTCAGTCGCTGTCCATGGGTAAACCTGCACAGCGATTACTTGTGCGAAACTCAAAAACGAAGACAAAAGATATCGACCCCACAGATGAGTTTTATGTAAATGATGCATTCGTTTCTAAATTTCACAG GGTAAAAATTCAAACAGTTGCCGCAAAAGGAGAGACTGAACCAGAACGCAAAGAAACGCGGGGTAAAGTAGACGAAGATCGCAAACATGAAATTGAAGCAGCTATTGTGCGAATAATGAAAGCAAGAAAACGTTTACCG caCAACTTGCTGGTTTCTGATGTTACATCACAGCTGAAGTCTCGATTCTTACCCTCtcctgtttttattaaaaaacgaatAGAAGGCCTTATCGAAAGGGAATATTTGGCTAGGACTCCCGAGGATCGAAAAGTTTACATTTATTTGGCATAA
- the LOC128862856 gene encoding cullin-3 isoform X1, translating to MPKDNKSGAQERQKSLLFTNSHNSHSSSSSANGGRYRKFFVRGRTTVGAQGSTAANSSAREQCCTLKPSVQYAGATSNSLLNSGTVCRVSADVNSKDQKLYEFQRKFPLWLPEYQTNAFNASMDEKYVEAIWASLKNAIQEIQKKNNSGLSFEQLYRNAYNMVLHKHGNRLYYGLREVVSEHLEHKVRQDVLESLHNNFLPKLNQAWNDHQTSMVMIRDILMYMDRVYVQQREVDNVYNLGLILFRDQIVRYTEIQKALRETLLGMVMDERSGEAINHLAIKNACQMLMSLGINTRSVYEDDFEKPFLAQSASFYKFESHKFLNENNAGVYIKKVEARIQEESARATLYLDKDTEPRIVKVVEDELIKKHMRTIVEMENSGVVYMIKNSKTEDLACTYKLFSRLKEEGLKVIADTMSSYLREQGRILVKEEENGNTNPITFVQNLLDLKDRFDRFLHHSFNNDRLFKNVISADFEHFLNLNQKSPEYLSLFIDDKLKKGGKGMSEQEIETILDKTMVLFRFLLEKDVFERYYKTHLAKRLLLNKSVSDDFEKNMISKLKTECGCQFTSKLEGMFKDMSVSNTIMEEFKNYVNIHNLSLSGVELTVRILTTGFWPTQTATPNCNIPSAPREAFEIFKKFYLDKHSGRQLTLQPQMGTAYINAVFYGRKVDSDKDKDGPSSSMSSSTNGCTAPTNTRKHILQVSTYQMCVLMLFNNRDVLTYEDIQQETDIPERELVRALQSLSMGKPAQRLLVRNSKTKTKDIDPTDEFYVNDAFVSKFHRVKIQTVAAKGETEPERKETRGKVDEDRKHEIEAAIVRIMKARKRLPHNLLVSDVTSQLKSRFLPSPVFIKKRIEGLIEREYLARTPEDRKVYIYLA from the exons ATGCCCAAGGATAATAAATCAGGAGCACAGGAACGTCAAAAGAGTTTACTATTTACAAACAGCCACAACAGCCATTCGTCTAGCAGTTCTGCTAATGGTGGTCGCTATCGCAAATTTTTTGTACGTGGCCGCACAACAGTGGGGGCACAGGGTTCAACTGCAGCCAACAGTAGCGCACGTGAGCAATGCTGCACTCTAAAACCATCGGTACAATACGCTGGTGCGACAAGTAACAGCCTCCTAAACAGCGGAACTGTTTGCAGGGTATCCGCTGACGTAAATTCTAAGGATCAAAAACTGTACGAGTTTCAACGGAAATTTCCTCTTTGGCTGCCTGAATACCAAACAAATGCTTTCAAT GCCTCCATGGATGAAAAATATGTAGAAGCAATTTGGGCAAGCTTAAAAAATGCTATACAGGAGATACAGAAGAAAAATAACTCTGGCCTATCGTTTGAACAATTATACCGCAATGCATACAACATGGTGCTTCATAAGCATGGCAATCGTCTCTATTATGGATTGCGTGAAGTGGTGTCCGAACATTTAGAGCATAAAGTTCGCCAGGATGTGCTTGAAAGTTTACACAACAATTTTCTTCCAAAGCTGAATCAAGCGTGGAATGACCACCAAACGTCCATGGTGATGATACGTGATATTTTAATGTACATGGATCGTGTTTATGTACAGCAACGCGAAGTGGATAACGTATACAATTTAGGCCTGATATTATTCAGAGATCAG ATTGTTCGTTATACGGAGATTCAAAAGGCTCTACGAGAAACATTGCTAGGTATGGTTATGGACGAGAGGAGTGGGGAAGCCATTAATCATTTAGCTATTAAAAATGCCTGTCAAATGCTTATGTCATTGGGAATCAATACACGCTCCGTTTATGAGGATGATTTTGAAAAACCGTTTCTTGCGCAATCTGCATCCTTTTACAAGTTCGAATCGCATAAATTCCTTAACGAAAATAATGCTggtgtttacattaaaaaagttgag GCCCGAATACAAGAAGAATCTGCTCGCGCAACATTATATTTAGACAAAGATACGGAACCGCGTATAGTTAAAGTTGTTGAAGATGAACTTATTAAGAAACATATGCGTACCATTGTTGAAATGGAAAATTCCGGTGTTGTTTACatgattaaaaattcaaaaacagagGATCTTGCATGTACCTACAAACTATTTTCTCGCCTAAAAGAGGAAGGTCTCAAAGTTATTGCTGATACTATGTCTTCGTATTTGCGCGAACAGGGCCGAATATtagtaaaagaagaagaaaatggcAATACCAATCCAATAACTTTTGTACAGAATTTGCTCGATTTAAAAGATCGGTTTGATCGGTTTTTGCATCATTCTTTTAACAACGATCGATTATTCAAAAACGTTATTTCCGCAGACTTtgagcattttttaaatttgaaccaAAAATCTCCGGAATATCTTTCATTATTTATAGACGATAAACTTAAAAAAGGCGGCAAAGGT ATGAGCGAACAAGAAATCGAAACAATATTGGATAAAACAATGGTTCTTTTCCGATTTCTTTTGGAGAAGGATGTTTTTGAGCGCTATTATAAAACACATTTAGCCAAACGCCTGTTGCTAAATAAATCAGTCTCAGatgatttcgaaaaaaatatgatatcaaaattaaag aCTGAGTGTGGATGTCAATTTACCTCAAAACTAGAAGGAATGTTCAAGGATATGTCCGTGTCAAATACCATAATGGAAGAATTTAAGAACTATGTAAATATTCACAATTTATCACTATCGGGCGTTGAATTAACAGTGCGAATATTAACTACTGGATTTTGGCCTACtcag acGGCAACACCTAACTGCAACATACCATCAGCGCCCCGTGAAGCATTTGAAATATTCAAGAAGTTTTATTTGGATAAGCATTCGGGCAGGCAGTTAACATTACAACCACAAATGG GCACCGCTTATATTAATGCTGTGTTTTATGGCCGCAAGGTTGATagtgataaagataaagacggTCCCAGCTCAAGCATGTCCTCCAGCACAAATGGCTGCACGGCGCCAACAAATACTCGTAAACACATACTGCAAGTGTCAACGTAtcag ATGTGTGTTTTAATGCTGTTTAACAATCGTGATGTGCTAACTTATGAGGACATACAACAAGAAACTGATATCCCTGAACGTGAATTGGTGCGCGCACTTCAGTCGCTGTCCATGGGTAAACCTGCACAGCGATTACTTGTGCGAAACTCAAAAACGAAGACAAAAGATATCGACCCCACAGATGAGTTTTATGTAAATGATGCATTCGTTTCTAAATTTCACAG GGTAAAAATTCAAACAGTTGCCGCAAAAGGAGAGACTGAACCAGAACGCAAAGAAACGCGGGGTAAAGTAGACGAAGATCGCAAACATGAAATTGAAGCAGCTATTGTGCGAATAATGAAAGCAAGAAAACGTTTACCG caCAACTTGCTGGTTTCTGATGTTACATCACAGCTGAAGTCTCGATTCTTACCCTCtcctgtttttattaaaaaacgaatAGAAGGCCTTATCGAAAGGGAATATTTGGCTAGGACTCCCGAGGATCGAAAAGTTTACATTTATTTGGCATAA